A region of Veillonellaceae bacterium DNA encodes the following proteins:
- the recQ gene encoding DNA helicase RecQ, giving the protein MTPGEVLKQYFGYDSFRPVQEEVISTILKKKDILAIMPTGAGKSICFQIPAMMFPHGSIIISPLISLMKDQVEALTEQGIPASYVNSTVPYDEAIERLRDMYRGRIKILYMAPEKLEPSYFTDCLAQVPISMVVIDEAHCVSQWGHDFRPSYRKIKTFVDSLPKKPIVTAFTATATPAVEEDMKKSLGLSDAEIFRTGLDRPNLSFRVIRDADKEALLLRYVKAHKKESGIIYCATRKAVDEVHDLLKRAGIRAGRYHAGMEDDERRKAQEDFSYDRTPVMAATNAFGMGIDKSNVRYVIHYQMPKSLEAYYQEAGRAGRDGASAECILLYNGRDSGIQRYLIDQGNQDEEQKKMDYHRLNAMIDYCQTTACLRNFILTYFGEKADEPCGHCGNCESGQAKVDVTDTAALIFKTVRSLHGRFGASTVADILAGSRAKAVLDRKLDELPTYGKLSFVKARHIKSALNSYVADGYLVREGEPYPVLRLTNKAEDVLEGKANVFGLAFSAEDAMADAAVERKLAARSPVHGSLFEKLRSLRKEIASAEHVPPFVVFSDATLEDMAVISPKTLEEMSTVRGVGEFKLRKYGARFLKIFLEEADKDEKLRETWRKNPVFKETEPEDTAEELTEEEPSSTALFAQLKFYRNYLASKKGVPVNRIFTDDTLSEMARKRPETKEELRAIRGIGPKKSAEYGDAFINIIKSSPQSAE; this is encoded by the coding sequence ATGACCCCGGGTGAAGTGCTGAAGCAGTATTTTGGCTACGATTCGTTCCGGCCTGTACAGGAGGAAGTCATTTCCACGATCCTGAAGAAGAAGGATATTCTGGCAATCATGCCTACGGGCGCCGGGAAATCCATCTGTTTTCAGATACCTGCCATGATGTTTCCTCACGGGTCCATCATCATTTCGCCCCTGATTTCCCTCATGAAGGATCAGGTGGAGGCGCTGACGGAGCAGGGCATCCCTGCCTCGTACGTGAACAGCACGGTGCCTTATGATGAAGCAATCGAGCGCCTGCGCGACATGTACAGGGGCCGCATCAAGATCCTTTACATGGCGCCGGAAAAGCTGGAACCGTCCTATTTCACTGACTGCCTGGCGCAGGTACCGATTTCCATGGTCGTCATCGATGAGGCGCACTGCGTCTCCCAGTGGGGCCATGATTTCCGCCCGTCGTACAGAAAAATCAAGACCTTCGTCGATTCCCTTCCGAAGAAACCGATCGTCACGGCCTTCACAGCGACCGCGACGCCGGCTGTCGAAGAGGATATGAAGAAGAGCCTGGGACTTTCTGATGCGGAAATTTTCCGTACAGGGCTCGACCGTCCGAACCTGTCCTTCCGCGTCATCCGTGATGCGGACAAGGAAGCGCTGCTCCTCAGGTATGTGAAGGCGCACAAGAAGGAAAGCGGCATCATTTACTGTGCGACAAGAAAGGCAGTCGACGAGGTCCACGACCTTCTGAAACGCGCCGGCATCCGCGCAGGAAGGTACCATGCGGGGATGGAAGACGACGAAAGACGAAAGGCGCAGGAGGATTTCTCCTACGACCGTACGCCCGTCATGGCGGCGACGAATGCATTCGGCATGGGCATCGACAAGAGCAATGTGCGCTATGTCATCCATTACCAGATGCCGAAGAGCCTCGAGGCGTACTACCAGGAAGCAGGGAGAGCCGGACGAGACGGCGCGAGCGCGGAATGCATCCTTCTTTACAATGGAAGGGACTCGGGCATCCAGCGCTACCTCATCGATCAGGGCAATCAGGACGAAGAGCAGAAGAAGATGGACTACCACCGTCTGAATGCCATGATCGATTACTGCCAGACGACGGCCTGCCTCCGCAATTTCATCCTGACCTACTTCGGGGAGAAGGCGGATGAGCCCTGCGGCCACTGCGGCAACTGCGAAAGCGGGCAGGCGAAGGTGGACGTGACGGACACGGCCGCCCTCATTTTCAAGACCGTCCGCTCGCTCCACGGGCGCTTCGGCGCATCGACTGTCGCAGACATTCTGGCGGGCAGCCGCGCGAAGGCAGTGCTGGACAGGAAGCTTGACGAGCTCCCGACGTATGGCAAGCTGTCCTTCGTGAAGGCCAGGCATATCAAGAGCGCGCTGAACAGCTACGTCGCTGACGGCTACCTCGTCCGTGAAGGCGAACCGTACCCGGTACTGCGACTCACAAACAAGGCAGAGGACGTCCTTGAAGGGAAAGCCAATGTATTCGGCCTTGCCTTCAGCGCAGAAGACGCCATGGCGGATGCTGCCGTTGAAAGGAAACTGGCCGCCAGAAGCCCGGTCCACGGCAGTCTTTTCGAAAAGCTCAGAAGCCTCCGGAAAGAAATCGCATCCGCCGAGCATGTGCCGCCCTTTGTTGTATTTTCCGATGCCACACTGGAAGACATGGCTGTCATTTCTCCAAAGACACTCGAAGAAATGAGCACCGTCAGGGGCGTGGGCGAGTTCAAGCTAAGGAAGTACGGCGCCCGTTTCCTGAAAATTTTCCTCGAAGAAGCAGACAAGGACGAAAAGCTCCGCGAGACATGGAGAAAGAATCCGGTCTTCAAGGAAACAGAACCGGAAGACACTGCAGAAGAGCTGACGGAAGAGGAGCCATCCTCTACAGCGCTCTTTGCGCAGCTTAAGTTTTACAGAAATTACCTCGCGTCAAAGAAAGGCGTGCCGGTCAACCGTATCTTTACCGACGACACCCTCTCGGAAATGGCAAGGAAGCGTCCTGAGACAAAGGAAGAGCTCCGGGCCATCCGCGGCATAGGACCGAAGAAGTCCGCTGAATACGGAGACGCGTTCATCAATATTATCAAGTCATCACCGCAGAGTGCGGAGTAA
- a CDS encoding dihydrofolate reductase, whose translation MSLSIIVAKASNNAIGKDNALLWHLSDDLKRFKKLTMGHPIIMGRKTFESLPGVLPGRVHYVLTGNKDYKAPEGVLLFHDVKSLMDSLPEGENFVIGGEHMYKTLLPYAGALYITEVEKPFDGDAFFPEIRPEDWVVTEETEGEGNIPHRFITYHRK comes from the coding sequence ATGAGCCTCTCCATCATCGTTGCCAAAGCATCCAATAACGCCATCGGAAAGGACAATGCCCTTCTCTGGCACCTCTCCGACGACCTCAAGCGGTTCAAGAAACTGACGATGGGCCATCCGATCATCATGGGAAGGAAGACCTTCGAAAGTCTCCCCGGTGTCCTTCCAGGCCGCGTCCACTACGTCCTCACAGGAAATAAGGACTACAAAGCGCCCGAAGGCGTCCTCCTCTTCCACGACGTGAAGTCCCTCATGGACTCCCTGCCCGAAGGAGAAAACTTCGTCATCGGCGGCGAGCACATGTACAAGACGCTCCTCCCGTACGCAGGCGCCCTCTACATCACAGAAGTAGAGAAACCCTTCGACGGCGATGCCTTCTTCCCTGAGATCCGTCCCGAAGACTGGGTCGTCACCGAAGAAACAGAAGGCGAAGGAAACATCCCGCACCGCTTCATCACCTACCACAGGAAATAA
- a CDS encoding thymidylate synthase has product MSLADKEYLGIVKNILENGALGDNRTGMPAYKLPHQIMQFDLEKEFPILTTKFVAFKTSVKEILWIWQKQSNDVRVLQDWNCHVWDEWMREDGTIGKAYGYQLGKYHQVDTLLETLKKDPQSRRMVVDLWNVQDLPDMALYPCAFLTMWDVSADGRLNCMLVQRSGDMGLGVPFNMAQYAALVCMIAQVSGLRPGLFTHVINNAHIYENHKEQLLLQLSRLPEAYDAPKLVLNPDIKNFYDFKPEDIVLENYKHHDKIAMEVSV; this is encoded by the coding sequence ATGAGCCTTGCAGATAAAGAGTACTTAGGCATAGTGAAGAATATCCTCGAAAACGGAGCCCTTGGAGACAACCGCACCGGCATGCCTGCCTACAAGCTGCCCCACCAGATCATGCAGTTTGACCTTGAAAAGGAATTCCCGATCCTGACGACCAAGTTCGTCGCATTCAAGACATCCGTGAAGGAAATCCTCTGGATCTGGCAGAAACAGTCGAACGACGTCCGTGTCCTTCAGGACTGGAACTGCCACGTATGGGATGAATGGATGAGAGAAGACGGCACGATCGGAAAGGCATACGGCTACCAGCTGGGCAAGTACCATCAGGTGGACACGCTCCTTGAAACACTGAAGAAGGATCCGCAGAGCCGCCGCATGGTCGTCGACCTCTGGAACGTCCAGGACCTGCCGGACATGGCGCTCTATCCCTGCGCCTTCCTGACCATGTGGGACGTCTCCGCTGACGGCCGCCTGAACTGCATGCTCGTGCAGAGAAGCGGCGACATGGGACTCGGCGTGCCCTTCAACATGGCACAGTACGCAGCGCTTGTCTGCATGATTGCGCAGGTGAGCGGACTCCGCCCGGGCCTTTTCACTCACGTCATCAACAACGCCCATATTTACGAAAACCATAAGGAACAGCTTCTCCTCCAGCTTTCCCGCCTGCCCGAGGCTTACGATGCACCGAAGCTCGTCCTGAATCCTGACATCAAGAACTTCTACGACTTCAAGCCGGAAGACATCGTCCTTGAAAACTACAAGCATCACGACAAGATTGCCATGGAGGTGTCCGTATGA
- a CDS encoding TSUP family transporter has protein sequence MDLLMQYLIICPLVMLAGFIDAIAGGGGLISLPAYMIAGIPVHHAIATNKMSSTMGTALATFKFARKGFIPWKIALSCVVCAFAGSTLGANLALLVNAHIFMLFMIIVLPLTAVYVQKTKSLIVEKEPLSFKKTTILSMAMALLIGVYDGFYGPGTGTFLLLLLTGVAHLSIHKANGVTKAINLTTNVAALCVFLLNAKVLFPLGIIAGLFGMAGNWLGASYFANGSARNVKPIIMIVLGIFFLKVIYELFFK, from the coding sequence ATGGACTTATTGATGCAGTACCTTATCATATGCCCTCTGGTCATGCTGGCCGGATTCATCGATGCGATTGCCGGAGGCGGCGGACTGATTTCCCTGCCGGCTTACATGATCGCAGGGATTCCCGTCCATCATGCGATTGCGACGAACAAGATGAGCTCGACGATGGGTACGGCGCTTGCGACATTCAAGTTTGCAAGGAAAGGCTTCATCCCGTGGAAAATCGCCCTTTCCTGTGTCGTCTGCGCTTTTGCAGGCTCGACCCTTGGCGCGAATCTGGCCCTTCTTGTCAATGCCCACATCTTCATGCTCTTCATGATTATCGTGCTCCCGCTGACAGCCGTCTACGTGCAGAAGACGAAGAGCCTCATCGTGGAAAAGGAACCGCTCTCCTTCAAGAAGACGACCATCCTCAGCATGGCCATGGCTCTTCTGATCGGTGTCTATGACGGTTTCTACGGACCGGGCACAGGCACATTCCTGCTGCTCCTCCTGACGGGCGTCGCCCACCTTTCCATCCATAAGGCCAACGGCGTCACGAAGGCCATCAACCTGACGACGAATGTCGCTGCTCTCTGTGTCTTCCTCCTGAATGCGAAGGTCCTCTTCCCGCTTGGCATCATTGCAGGGCTCTTCGGCATGGCAGGCAACTGGCTGGGTGCTTCCTACTTTGCGAACGGCAGCGCAAGAAACGTGAAGCCGATCATCATGATCGTCCTTGGCATCTTCTTCCTGAAGGTCATTTACGAATTATTCTTTAAGTAA
- a CDS encoding ferrous iron transport protein A codes for MKTLKEVAVGETAKVKRIGGNGPTRRRIMDMGITKGVDVFVRKVAPLGDPIELTVRGYELSIRKNEAEVIEVEE; via the coding sequence ATGAAAACATTGAAGGAAGTGGCAGTCGGGGAGACCGCCAAGGTCAAGAGGATCGGCGGCAACGGACCGACGCGCCGCCGCATCATGGACATGGGCATCACGAAGGGCGTCGATGTCTTTGTCCGCAAGGTAGCACCACTGGGCGATCCGATCGAACTGACCGTCCGTGGCTACGAACTTTCTATCCGCAAGAATGAAGCGGAAGTCATTGAAGTGGAAGAGTAA
- a CDS encoding ferrous iron transport protein A, with product MMPLIFAKEGETVTIRRISGKDDVRQHLAELGFVMDAEVLIVSHMAGNLIVQVKGSRIALDKSMAQRIFF from the coding sequence ATGATGCCTCTCATATTTGCCAAGGAAGGCGAGACTGTGACGATACGCCGTATTTCAGGGAAAGACGACGTCCGACAGCATCTGGCTGAACTCGGATTTGTGATGGACGCAGAAGTTTTGATTGTCAGCCACATGGCAGGCAATCTGATTGTGCAGGTCAAAGGGAGCCGCATTGCTCTCGACAAATCCATGGCGCAGAGAATTTTCTTTTAA
- a CDS encoding Na+/H+ antiporter NhaC family protein, with translation MKYKSPNIGSFKALLPFLIFIAIYLGAGIYFQMQGVDMAFYQFPSVTAMFIAVLSAFCLGSEPIMFKFGIFSKGAANDNIMTMLMIYILAGAFSAVAAAMGGRDATVNLGISMVPAQYLTAGIFLISAFMGTATGTSMGTVAAIIPIAAGIGEKSGISAPLIIAACVGGAMFGDNLSMISDTTIAATKTQGCALKDKFKVNFLIALPAAIATIAVLLVLGTPGAALPDPSEGFDFMKVLPYIVVLLLALMGTNVFLVLVIGIFLAGGIGLFAGDLTIISLAQAIWNGFTSMNEAFFLALFCGGISEMISYYGGITWLINKLHGMIRGPKTAQLGIASLVSLVDCATANNTVAIIVSGDVAKQISEKYKVDPRRSASLLDIFSCIFQGIIPYGAQLLTAAALATQSGVKITTLDIVPHMWYCLFLAIFGILSIFIPYADGLCRRNPWDWEKGKPVESK, from the coding sequence ATGAAATACAAATCCCCCAACATTGGCAGTTTCAAGGCGCTGCTCCCCTTCCTCATCTTCATCGCCATCTACCTTGGCGCTGGCATCTACTTCCAGATGCAGGGCGTGGACATGGCTTTCTATCAGTTCCCTTCCGTGACGGCGATGTTCATTGCCGTGCTATCGGCCTTCTGTCTCGGAAGCGAGCCGATCATGTTCAAATTCGGCATCTTCTCGAAGGGCGCTGCCAATGACAACATCATGACCATGCTCATGATCTACATCCTGGCGGGTGCCTTCTCCGCTGTGGCTGCTGCCATGGGCGGACGCGACGCAACGGTCAATCTTGGCATCAGCATGGTCCCGGCACAGTACCTGACGGCCGGCATCTTCCTCATTTCCGCTTTCATGGGAACGGCTACGGGCACGTCCATGGGAACGGTCGCCGCCATCATACCGATTGCGGCGGGCATCGGAGAGAAAAGCGGCATTTCCGCTCCCCTCATCATTGCGGCCTGCGTGGGCGGTGCGATGTTCGGCGATAACCTTTCCATGATTTCCGACACGACGATCGCGGCGACAAAGACGCAAGGCTGCGCACTGAAGGACAAGTTCAAGGTGAACTTCCTCATCGCCCTTCCGGCGGCCATTGCAACGATTGCCGTCCTCCTCGTCCTTGGAACGCCCGGCGCGGCTCTTCCTGATCCTTCCGAAGGATTCGACTTCATGAAAGTTCTTCCCTACATCGTCGTCCTTCTTCTTGCCCTCATGGGAACGAACGTCTTCCTCGTCCTTGTCATCGGCATCTTCCTCGCCGGCGGCATCGGGCTTTTCGCAGGAGACCTCACGATCATATCGCTTGCCCAGGCCATCTGGAACGGCTTTACCAGCATGAACGAAGCCTTCTTCCTCGCCCTCTTCTGCGGCGGCATTTCCGAGATGATTTCCTACTACGGCGGCATCACCTGGCTCATCAATAAGCTCCACGGCATGATCAGGGGGCCGAAGACAGCGCAGCTTGGCATCGCTTCCCTCGTCTCCCTTGTGGACTGCGCGACAGCGAATAACACCGTCGCCATCATCGTATCCGGCGACGTAGCCAAGCAGATCAGCGAGAAGTACAAGGTCGACCCGAGAAGAAGCGCTTCCCTCCTCGACATCTTCTCCTGCATCTTCCAGGGCATCATCCCCTACGGCGCGCAGCTCCTCACCGCGGCTGCCCTTGCTACGCAGAGCGGCGTGAAGATCACGACTTTGGACATCGTGCCGCATATGTGGTACTGCCTCTTCCTTGCCATCTTCGGCATCCTCTCCATCTTCATCCCCTACGCAGACGGCCTCTGCAGGAGGAATCCATGGGACTGGGAAAAAGGAAAACCAGTGGAAAGTAAATAA
- a CDS encoding ADP-ribosylglycohydrolase family protein yields MAEIEKFRGAIIGASCGDALGYPLQNLSVARIKHRFGPFGLRTLVGDPKNGKKAPVSDNTQTLLATIDGILWADAKKLDIIEGIYRSYMRWYYSQTGEEPRRGQKTWMRRQSHEREFCLVREKFMHARRNPEEGLLGAFSKDGRGSTKNKVNDSKGSASLARAVPIGLTFAGDGKMAFDTAVKAAALSHSNPVGYYSSGALACIIACLAEGMSFPKSLDYAESILTKMHKTDPILSLMSAARQQADNRPAGKTGVWDHIDSIASFGDGTNAEEALAIAIYCSIAVDDPLEAVIISANHGGKSNTTAAITGAIEGVRFGDTFIPSYWTDVLEGKEAISFLTDKLFYVYDKYRPGKR; encoded by the coding sequence ATGGCGGAGATAGAGAAGTTTCGCGGCGCAATCATAGGCGCCTCGTGCGGGGATGCATTGGGGTATCCGCTGCAGAATCTCTCCGTGGCCAGAATTAAGCATAGATTTGGTCCATTCGGACTGCGCACCCTCGTGGGCGATCCGAAAAACGGAAAGAAAGCACCTGTTTCTGACAACACACAGACACTCCTGGCAACAATCGACGGGATACTCTGGGCGGATGCCAAGAAGCTCGATATCATAGAAGGCATATACAGAAGCTATATGCGCTGGTACTACAGCCAGACGGGTGAAGAACCCAGAAGAGGCCAGAAGACCTGGATGAGACGCCAGTCCCATGAAAGGGAATTCTGCCTGGTCAGAGAGAAATTCATGCACGCGCGCAGAAATCCGGAAGAAGGGCTTCTGGGAGCCTTTTCCAAAGACGGCCGCGGCTCGACGAAAAATAAAGTGAATGACAGCAAGGGAAGCGCATCTCTCGCAAGAGCCGTTCCGATCGGCCTTACCTTTGCAGGCGACGGGAAGATGGCTTTTGATACAGCCGTCAAGGCAGCAGCCCTTTCCCATTCCAATCCGGTTGGTTATTATTCTTCCGGTGCCCTCGCATGTATCATCGCATGCCTGGCAGAAGGCATGTCATTCCCGAAATCCCTGGATTATGCGGAATCCATCCTGACGAAGATGCACAAGACCGATCCGATCCTGTCCCTCATGTCGGCAGCCCGCCAGCAGGCAGACAACCGCCCGGCAGGAAAGACAGGCGTATGGGATCACATCGACTCCATCGCATCCTTTGGCGACGGCACGAATGCAGAAGAAGCACTGGCGATTGCCATTTACTGCTCCATTGCCGTAGATGACCCGCTCGAAGCCGTCATTATTTCCGCCAACCACGGAGGAAAGAGCAATACGACAGCTGCCATTACTGGCGCTATCGAAGGCGTACGTTTCGGCGATACCTTCATCCCGAGCTACTGGACAGACGTCCTCGAAGGAAAGGAAGCCATTTCCTTCCTGACAGACAAGCTCTTCTACGTCTACGACAAGTACCGTCCGGGCAAAAGATAA
- the ileS gene encoding isoleucine--tRNA ligase, with protein MDYSKTLHLPQTEFPMRGNLPKKEPEFVDFWQKNDLYEKRVEKRQHDGAPTFVLHDGPPYANGKIHIGHALNKTLKDVIVRYKYMAGYNANYIPGWDTHGLPIEYAVLKDSGEDRANMTPLELRRKCLEYAKKWIAIQKEDFIRMGVVGDFKHPYVTFDPHLEAKELEVLGEMAKKHYIYKGKKAVYWCPHCETALAEAEIEYKDRKSPSIYVKYPAVDIKGLGPDGVDPSKLFAVIWTTTPWTIPASLYISVNPKFTYVWVHNKAADEYYLMSKELAPAAMADCKIEDYEFVGREMLGAEWDLATFHHPLAVYNRTIYVLEGNHVTLDAGTGCVHTAPGHGVEDFEVYKPYENAGKLKQEVICPVDEKGNMTAEAGEFLEGKSIWDAEGPVISALAHEGHLLGKKSIHHQYAHCWRCKNPVIYRATEQWFASINDFRDKALKAVDDTRFIPSWGHDRLYNMIRDRQDWCISRQRSWGVPIPAFYCDDCGKWVITDETMKKVEKIVEEEGTDAWWAHSAEELLPEGFKCPHCGGTHFHKEKDIMDVWFDSGSTWNGVLRYPHEDWKEDGVQFPADLYLEGSDQHRGWFHSSLLCSVAVNGYAPYKAVLTHGFTMDGEGRKMSKSVGNVVAPQDIINRYGADVMRLWISSVDYQGDVRLSDKIVKSMSDVYRKIRNTFRYLMGNLYDFDPKKDSVAYEDMEEMDRWALLRLEQVKRTVLKAYEDYEFHVMYHAVHNFCTVDLSAIYLDILKDRLYTEKADSRLRRSAQTAMYEILTSLVRLVAPVLCFTAEEVWQDLPNKEEREWSVHMASMPELNDKFLDKALDEKWKKRLAVRSVITKALEEARQAKTIGHPLDAEVTVYAKGEAYDILKAMEKELADFCIVSQTKLVEGTESAPENAVSDEEGNVKVTVSVCELEKCERCWKRTPDVDSDPAHPHVCARCAHVLAETGEAGE; from the coding sequence ATGGATTACAGCAAAACCCTGCATCTGCCTCAGACAGAATTCCCGATGCGCGGCAACCTTCCGAAGAAGGAACCGGAATTCGTGGATTTCTGGCAGAAAAATGATTTGTATGAAAAGAGAGTGGAGAAGAGACAGCATGACGGCGCTCCGACTTTCGTCCTGCACGACGGACCTCCCTATGCAAACGGCAAGATCCACATCGGCCATGCACTGAATAAGACACTGAAGGACGTCATCGTCCGTTACAAATACATGGCTGGCTACAATGCCAACTACATCCCGGGCTGGGATACTCACGGCCTTCCGATCGAATATGCCGTCCTCAAGGACTCCGGTGAAGACCGCGCCAACATGACCCCGCTCGAACTGCGCAGAAAGTGCCTGGAATACGCTAAGAAATGGATTGCTATCCAGAAGGAAGACTTCATCCGCATGGGCGTTGTCGGCGATTTCAAGCATCCATACGTCACCTTCGATCCGCACCTCGAAGCGAAGGAACTCGAAGTCCTCGGCGAAATGGCCAAGAAGCACTACATTTACAAGGGCAAGAAAGCCGTTTACTGGTGCCCGCACTGCGAAACAGCCCTGGCTGAAGCAGAAATCGAATACAAGGACAGAAAATCCCCGTCCATCTACGTCAAGTATCCGGCTGTGGATATCAAGGGCCTTGGACCGGACGGCGTCGATCCATCCAAGCTCTTTGCCGTTATCTGGACCACCACACCGTGGACCATCCCGGCATCCCTCTACATCAGCGTGAACCCGAAATTCACCTATGTATGGGTACACAACAAAGCCGCTGATGAATACTACCTCATGAGCAAGGAACTCGCTCCGGCTGCCATGGCTGACTGCAAGATCGAAGACTACGAATTTGTCGGCCGCGAAATGCTCGGCGCTGAATGGGACCTCGCAACCTTCCATCATCCGCTGGCTGTTTACAACCGCACCATCTATGTCCTCGAAGGCAACCATGTCACCCTTGATGCCGGCACAGGCTGCGTTCATACCGCTCCTGGACACGGCGTTGAAGACTTTGAAGTCTACAAGCCCTATGAAAATGCTGGCAAGCTGAAACAGGAAGTCATCTGCCCGGTTGACGAAAAGGGCAACATGACGGCTGAAGCAGGCGAATTCCTCGAGGGCAAGAGCATCTGGGACGCAGAAGGCCCGGTCATCTCCGCTCTGGCTCATGAAGGCCACCTCCTCGGCAAGAAATCCATCCACCATCAGTACGCACACTGCTGGCGCTGCAAGAACCCTGTCATCTATCGTGCTACCGAGCAGTGGTTCGCATCCATCAACGACTTCAGAGACAAGGCACTGAAAGCTGTCGACGATACACGCTTCATCCCGTCCTGGGGCCATGACCGTCTCTACAACATGATCCGCGACCGTCAGGACTGGTGTATTTCCCGCCAGAGATCCTGGGGCGTGCCGATTCCTGCATTCTACTGCGACGACTGCGGCAAGTGGGTCATCACTGATGAAACGATGAAGAAAGTCGAAAAAATCGTAGAAGAAGAAGGCACCGATGCATGGTGGGCTCATTCCGCTGAAGAACTCCTTCCGGAAGGCTTCAAATGCCCGCACTGCGGAGGCACCCATTTCCATAAAGAAAAAGACATCATGGACGTATGGTTCGACTCCGGCTCCACATGGAACGGCGTCCTCCGTTACCCGCATGAAGACTGGAAGGAAGACGGCGTACAGTTCCCGGCTGACCTGTACCTCGAAGGCTCCGACCAGCACCGCGGCTGGTTCCATTCTTCCCTCCTCTGCTCCGTAGCCGTCAATGGATATGCTCCATACAAAGCAGTCCTGACACACGGATTCACCATGGACGGCGAAGGCAGAAAGATGTCCAAGTCCGTCGGCAATGTCGTTGCTCCACAGGACATCATCAACCGCTACGGCGCCGACGTCATGAGACTCTGGATTTCCTCCGTCGACTACCAGGGCGACGTCAGACTGTCTGATAAGATCGTCAAATCCATGAGCGACGTATACAGAAAGATCAGAAACACATTCCGTTACCTCATGGGCAACCTGTACGACTTCGATCCGAAGAAGGACAGCGTAGCATATGAAGATATGGAAGAAATGGACAGATGGGCACTCCTGCGCCTCGAACAGGTCAAGAGAACCGTCCTCAAAGCTTATGAAGACTATGAATTCCATGTCATGTACCATGCCGTACACAACTTCTGCACCGTCGACCTTTCCGCTATCTACCTCGATATCCTGAAAGACCGCCTCTACACAGAAAAAGCAGACTCCCGCCTCAGAAGAAGCGCGCAGACCGCTATGTACGAAATCCTGACAAGCCTCGTCCGCCTCGTAGCTCCTGTACTCTGCTTCACCGCTGAAGAAGTATGGCAGGACCTCCCGAACAAGGAAGAACGCGAATGGTCCGTCCACATGGCATCCATGCCGGAACTGAACGACAAGTTCCTCGACAAAGCACTCGATGAAAAATGGAAAAAACGCCTCGCAGTCAGAAGCGTCATCACCAAAGCCCTCGAAGAAGCACGCCAGGCAAAGACCATCGGCCACCCGCTCGACGCTGAAGTCACCGTATACGCAAAAGGCGAAGCTTACGATATCCTCAAAGCTATGGAAAAGGAACTTGCAGACTTCTGCATCGTATCCCAGACCAAACTCGTAGAAGGCACCGAAAGCGCTCCTGAAAACGCAGTATCCGACGAAGAAGGAAACGTCAAAGTCACCGTCTCCGTCTGCGAACTCGAAAAATGCGAACGCTGCTGGAAGAGAACCCCGGACGTCGACTCCGACCCGGCTCATCCGCACGTATGCGCACGCTGCGCCCACGTCCTCGCAGAAACCGGCGAAGCGGGAGAATAA
- a CDS encoding DUF1294 domain-containing protein produces the protein MEQAIPVILICINLAVFFLYGEDKRRSIKGEWRISERNLLLAAFCFGSLGAFLGMKHYHHKTKHWKFRILVPVMLLIQVVILAGLFLMGRLY, from the coding sequence ATGGAACAAGCGATTCCTGTGATTCTTATCTGCATCAACCTCGCCGTGTTTTTTCTTTACGGCGAAGACAAGAGGCGCTCGATCAAGGGGGAGTGGAGGATTTCAGAAAGAAATCTTCTTCTTGCCGCGTTCTGTTTCGGGTCCCTTGGCGCATTTCTTGGCATGAAGCATTACCATCACAAGACGAAGCACTGGAAATTCCGCATCCTTGTCCCTGTGATGCTCCTTATCCAGGTTGTCATTCTGGCAGGATTATTTCTTATGGGACGCTTATACTAG